The window TTCCTTATTCAGTTATATACGAAGGAATCGATGTAGCTTTGAATTTATTCCAATCTTAACTCATTATCGTACATTTCcttgccatatatatatatttagtttaACAGCCAGTTGTGGATCAAAATTGGATCTCCCTTGTCTTGATTATCATGTAATTAAAAAACCGTTTAATCTAATTATCCGTTCATATCACTTTAATCCACGATACATGGACTTATAATATGATTCGTATTAACAGCGACATCCATCagtaaaataaaactaattacAATGACACCTTCCAGTGTCTTCATAGGACATGTGTCTCAGTGACATGGAATATGCGGCAGTACAATATACAATGACAAAATAAACTatagaaaaatatacttgtcaATATTAGGGACGGTACCTATTACCTAACAAAATTgcattcactttttttttttttgggtaaatccAATAACTCCCATGAGGTTCTTCCATGGAGAGCAATTTGCACGGAGATAACGATTCTACATTTATTTGACATTctgatttaataatttaatgtcATGTGTACATAAATTTACACATAATACGTTATTCGATCAAAATATTACAATGATGATGATCAAGTTTTATGTAAGTCATCATCCTTTCATAGGCATGTACAATTTTTTAAACAACTGTAACGATCCTTTTACGTTTTAAAACATTATTTTAAAGTGATCGAGATTAATATAAATTgctaaaaaaatcatatataagagagtatatatatttaatagaaAAATGAGTCAAATATTTAATGTGATCAACTACAAGTATGAAATGAAATGATCAACTTTGTAATTGTAGGGCTTTCGACATTAGATTATGAAATTTTTCTCAACTCTTGAAAAAATATTCAGatgataaattaatttattcatAGTATTATGAGAAGAGAGAGTACTTTCTTTCTCCTCTCACACCTAACTATTTTCAAGTGGCCCCCTTGATGGGTTCCACAGGTGGGAGCCAATCATATATGTAATTATGTGCACAAAAGAGCATTAGTGATCCTTAATTTTTGTATGATCTTGTGCTGGGGTGGAGGAAGAGCTTAAAGAGAAGGTTAGGGTTTTAATATTTAACTCAAACTGCTGTTGTCGGCATACCCAATAACTTGTGGAGATTAACaaataattcattttttaagCTCGatatttcaaataattaactaTTGGTTAAAAGCGATTGCTAAGGGTTGAAAATCAAGTTGTGGATTTATTAAATCAACAACTAAAAGGATCAAATGCTAATATGGATTAATTATAAGCAAGTAGATAATGAAATGACCTATTTACATAGTGAATCATGATTCCTCTCATGCATTTAATATAGACCAAATTGTAAGATGAAATGGAAAACATAAAGTTTAGGGTCACGATCACACTACTGCATGGTGATAATCTTACACGCATTATATAATATCAATGACAACGACATGTCATGAACTGATCGTATAACTTATACTATGAGTGGATTGGTAATATCACTTAACATTTAAATAGTGACATTTATACTTAAAAACTTATCAATGAAGCGATCCAAAcaataataacaacaacaactgAACCGTATCCTACTAAATAGGGTTGATTGTATGAATACTAAAACGTCATTATGCTCAATTTTGCGTTAGGTCTTCCGTTAACTTCAAGTACTCCATACCTTTCTCTATCTCATTTGCCTTTCGTCTTCCTAAGTCTTCTCTATCCCTATTGGCTTGAGCCTCCATCTTCTTAGGTCTTCCTCTATTCCTTTTGCCTTGAGCCTTTGTCTTcctctatttttctttcttccttttttttttttttttttttttttcaatcttcATCTACCTCTTTTGCTCTAACCCTATCAATGAAGTGACCCATTTGAAATATATGTATAATAAAGGGTCAAAATTACTCGAGGCatattaggccatctccaaccaatggCTGGCAAGAGGGCTCggtttagccctctggccctctaagATTATccaatatattaatattttaatgaacagtacatggccatatttgcctccatctccaaccgagggtcagggggctcgttttagccctgccacaaaaaaccatctccaaccgagggccaaagggtcatagggccaaacataatttattatttaaaaactacaacttaaattcaaaaaaacggctaagtgacgtcagctagccgttggatttgaatttttcttttgctataaatagggtggatattatgctataattcacacaactttgaattcaatctatttcaattcaatctctttcaattcaagtttgcaatgaattccaactttggatcctcttcggattccaactaggggtcctcatccaatttcaaattggaagcaaaatgggcgcaaatgagacgagaagatgaggagtgtgatgaagaagttcaagtaaggcgtaacaaacaaaacatggtAGCAGCCATGGCTACGGCCATGGTGTGTCagccaactgaggaacaacctcaatggggtggctctattactggtcgctcttacaaaccacgaaacagagcgatgtcgcatgccaatctgatgaacaactacttcaaccccaactcggtgtacacaTAAGAGGATTTCAGACGTCGCTTCCGAATGAGGCATCATATCTTTGAGCATTTACTTCGTGATGTCCAGCaagtcaatccatactttcaaCAGAAGCTAGACAGAGCAAGCCgccctggtttctcacctcatcagaaggttactgttgcacttcgaatgatggcctatggctccccagctgattcgatggatgaaacccatggtatgtctgagtctacatgccttgatactcttCAATAATTGAAGAAAACGCAGTATTCATCTGTTGCAGAGTAATTTCAATGGAAGTGCAGATTTTCATAGCAGCAAACGTCGAAGCAGTTGACCCAGTCTCTTTATTTTGAGCCGGTAGATTTGGACACACTGTTGACTCCTGATGTCGATCACTATATGGATGTTCCCATACAATTTCTCCGTCATAGACTGATTGACTGTGCAGAgcaatttttcaatgtgattgtTATACTATTATGCACACGGGgtatctttttatttgaactaCCCCTTAAATCTCTGAAGCATCACCTAGGTAGCTCGCAAATATTATAAAGAAATGTTTTACACACAATaacgttttaggattcatacagtcgattccacttggtaaaataaagtttaaaggTTGTTGTTTTGCTTTACACACAACTTTTCTCCTCTTTTACACATCACAAGTTAACCGATAatatttaaattgaagaaatcgaAAGAGaattaaagattaaaaataagaagaagcaagcataaaaaaaaattgatagtgcaaaaatcatatttaatattataataCGTAAATTTGTAACATTATGTAAATATTTGATGGCTGTCAACACGATCTTATTTATGTCTTCCATTCACTTGAAGATTCAACATTCAACATTCAAATTCGGAAAAACATGAATCAATGATATAAGAGAAGGACCAAAAATAAGCTCTGGCCCCTCTAAAGCATTATTGCCAAAGAGATTAGTAGATTACAGCTTACAACTaatccaaaaaatatataaaaatataaaaaagaaaacttaataaaatatatagtggaaggaaaaagaaaaaaggagaaaagaaaaaaaaaagcaggaGAGCAGTATATTCACTATACTATCCAGTTGGTTGGTACTAGTGTACCACTGTAATATGTCAGCagtcacctctctctctctctcctctgctcAGTATTTCATCCCTCTCTTTCCACTCGCTCACttcctcactctcactctctctctgtacaattttctctctctaacttcctcatgggaagaagaagattcaTCAGCAAATCCCACAAACTCCAACCTCGTATCTGAATCCATATTTATCCTCACCCaaccacaaaataaaaaacccaattccaattcATAATCTATGGGGCCGTACGGTTCCACCACCTGCTCCGGCGTCAGCAGCAGCGccagctcctcctcctcctcctccgtcACCAAACCCCCCGCCGACATCGATGGCTGTTTGGCCGATGCCGGATACAAGGTCCGCTCCTCTGATCTGCGACACGTCGCCCAGCGCCTCGAGCGGCTTGAGACCGTCATGGTCAACTCCCCCGGCGACCTCTCCCACCTCGCCTCCGACGCCGTCCTCTACAACCCCTCCGACCTCGCCACCTGGGTCGACTCCCTCCTCACCGAGTTCAACCACCAGCCCCTCATCTCTCTCCCCTCAGATCTCGACTTCTCCGACGGCGCCGTCATCAATAATCCCGCCGCCCTCCCCCGCGAAACATGGACCGATAATTCCGCCGTCATCGCCGCCGCGCCGCAGCAGAACCACAACCAGCTCACCGTCGTCACCGCCATGGAAGAAGATTCGGGGATTAGGCTGGTCCACTTGCTTGTCACGTGCGCCGAATCCGTCCAGCGTGGCGACCTAGCATTGGCCGGCTCCCTGATCGAGAACATGCAGGCTCTGTTGACACGTGTCAACACCAGCTGTGGCATCGGGAAGGTCGCCGGGTACTTCATCGACGCCCTCAGCCGCCGAATCTTCTCGCCGCAGACCGTCGGCTCGGCTTCCGGCTCGGTTCACGAGAATGAGCTTCTCTACCACTACTTCTACGAGGCCTGCCCCTATCTCAAATTCGCGCACTTCACCGCCAATCAGGCCATCCTGGAAGCATTCGACGGTCACGATTGCGTCCACGTCATCGACTTCAACTTAATGCACGGCCTCCAATGGCCAGCCCTTATTCAGGCCCTAGCACTCCGCCCCGGTGGGCCCCCCCTGCTTCGGTTGACCGGCATTGGACCGCCGTCCCCGGACGGGCGCGACTCGCTGAGAGAAATCGGCCTCCGACTCGCCGAGTTGGCCCGGTCCGTCAACGTCGGCTTCGCTTTCCGCGGCGTGGCGGCTTCGAGGCTCGAGGACGTGAAGCCGTGGATGCTCCAGGTGAGTCCGAAGGAGGCGGTGGCGGTGAATTCTATCATGCAGCTGCACCGGCTGCTCGGATCCGATACGAACCGGAATTCCCCAATCGAGATGGTGCTGTCCTGGATCCGGAACCTCAACCCGAAGATCGTGGCGGTTGTGGAGCAGGAAGCGGACCATAACAAACCCGGTTTTCTGGACCGGTTCACGGAGGCGCTGTACTACTACTCGAACATGTTCGACTCGCTGGAGGCTTGCGCGATGCAGCCGGAGAAGGCTTTGGCGGAGATTTACATACAGAGGGAGATATGCAACGTTGTGTGCTGCGAAGGAGCGGCTCGAATCGAGAGGCACGAGCCACTGGACAAGTGGCGGACCCGGCTCGAGCAAGCCGGGTTCAGGCCGCTCCACTTGGGGTCGAATGCGTATAAGCAGGCGAGTATGCTTCTTACTCTCTTCTCGGCTGAAGGGTACCGCGTGGAGGAGAACCAAGGCTGCCTCACTCTCGGTTGGCACAACCGTCCTCTCATCGCGGCTTCGGGCTGGCAAGTGATGTCTATACCCGAAGCCACGACCAACCAACAAGCGGTTGGAATTATTAATCAGAATAATAATCCCAATCATATCTGAACTTCCACCTTAATTAgctcgtttttgttttttaattttaccatGAGTTTCTTGCTCTGTGTTCTACCTTAATGATCAAGAAAATGCTTATAATATGGTAAATCCTGCCGCAAATAATACCCACATTCAA of the Pyrus communis chromosome 1, drPyrComm1.1, whole genome shotgun sequence genome contains:
- the LOC137744855 gene encoding protein SLENDER RICE1-LIKE 1-like, with translation MGPYGSTTCSGVSSSASSSSSSSVTKPPADIDGCLADAGYKVRSSDLRHVAQRLERLETVMVNSPGDLSHLASDAVLYNPSDLATWVDSLLTEFNHQPLISLPSDLDFSDGAVINNPAALPRETWTDNSAVIAAAPQQNHNQLTVVTAMEEDSGIRLVHLLVTCAESVQRGDLALAGSLIENMQALLTRVNTSCGIGKVAGYFIDALSRRIFSPQTVGSASGSVHENELLYHYFYEACPYLKFAHFTANQAILEAFDGHDCVHVIDFNLMHGLQWPALIQALALRPGGPPLLRLTGIGPPSPDGRDSLREIGLRLAELARSVNVGFAFRGVAASRLEDVKPWMLQVSPKEAVAVNSIMQLHRLLGSDTNRNSPIEMVLSWIRNLNPKIVAVVEQEADHNKPGFLDRFTEALYYYSNMFDSLEACAMQPEKALAEIYIQREICNVVCCEGAARIERHEPLDKWRTRLEQAGFRPLHLGSNAYKQASMLLTLFSAEGYRVEENQGCLTLGWHNRPLIAASGWQVMSIPEATTNQQAVGIINQNNNPNHI